In Deinococcus puniceus, one genomic interval encodes:
- a CDS encoding peptidylprolyl isomerase, producing MLRKRSVGLSALGLLLMACAPQASKVPAKVPASVPAKTPAASAPAAAPVVYAPLPYLSTTPVRTFTKAEQVIAPGKQYRAVLKTSKGDITIDLNAAGSPVAVNNFVFLALNRFYDGTRFHRVIDGFMAQGGDPQSVDLSKKAAWGTGGPGYQFSYEVNNKLRFNSAGVLGMARSQSPDSQGSQFFITLTDADFLSGQYTVFGKVSAGQDALAKLTRTASGNDTPLPGAVADTLQSVTILASK from the coding sequence ATGCTCCGTAAACGTTCCGTCGGCCTGTCTGCGCTCGGTTTGCTGCTGATGGCCTGTGCCCCCCAGGCCAGCAAAGTTCCCGCCAAAGTTCCGGCTTCGGTTCCCGCTAAAACGCCCGCTGCATCGGCTCCCGCTGCCGCACCTGTCGTGTACGCGCCGCTGCCCTACCTCAGCACCACTCCGGTTCGCACCTTCACCAAAGCCGAACAAGTCATCGCGCCCGGCAAGCAGTACCGCGCCGTCCTCAAGACCAGCAAGGGCGACATCACCATCGACTTGAACGCGGCGGGCAGCCCAGTGGCCGTCAACAACTTCGTGTTCTTGGCGCTCAACCGCTTTTACGATGGAACCCGGTTTCACCGCGTCATAGACGGCTTCATGGCGCAGGGCGGCGACCCCCAGAGTGTCGACCTCTCCAAGAAAGCCGCGTGGGGAACGGGCGGCCCCGGCTACCAGTTTTCGTATGAGGTCAACAACAAGTTGCGTTTCAACTCGGCAGGCGTGCTGGGCATGGCCCGCTCGCAAAGCCCGGATTCTCAGGGCAGCCAGTTCTTCATCACCCTCACTGACGCCGACTTTCTGAGCGGTCAGTACACCGTGTTTGGCAAAGTTAGCGCCGGACAAGATGCCCTCGCCAAGCTGACACGCACAGCCAGCGGCAACGATACGCCCCTCCC